From Sediminispirochaeta bajacaliforniensis DSM 16054, the proteins below share one genomic window:
- the rpe gene encoding ribulose-phosphate 3-epimerase has translation MNNQPLVAPSVLSADFGDISAAIDRIEVSQADMVHLDVMDGHFVPNITFGPKMVADIRKRTKLPLDVHLMIDNPESHVDAFIDAGADYITFHLEAVTHAHRLIQRIRDAKVKAGISLVPSTPASAMSELVEDLDLVLVMTVNPGFGGQKLIPGCLRKVTQIKTMFEGASPILLSVDGGINRDTVRAAVSAGANLLVSGSAFFTAKDPAEEVRFLKAALSS, from the coding sequence ATGAACAATCAACCTTTAGTCGCACCATCGGTCCTTTCCGCCGATTTCGGCGATATTTCAGCTGCCATCGACCGAATTGAGGTATCACAGGCCGATATGGTCCATCTCGATGTGATGGACGGACACTTTGTCCCCAATATTACCTTTGGCCCTAAAATGGTGGCCGATATACGCAAAAGGACGAAACTGCCATTGGATGTTCACCTCATGATCGATAATCCCGAATCCCACGTCGATGCCTTTATCGACGCAGGGGCGGACTATATCACCTTTCACCTTGAAGCCGTTACCCATGCACATCGCCTTATCCAAAGGATCAGGGATGCAAAGGTGAAAGCCGGCATATCCCTTGTCCCTTCCACTCCGGCCTCTGCCATGAGCGAGCTGGTTGAAGATCTTGATCTGGTTCTGGTCATGACCGTAAACCCGGGCTTTGGAGGGCAGAAGCTCATTCCCGGTTGCCTCAGGAAGGTCACACAGATAAAAACCATGTTCGAGGGGGCCTCGCCGATTCTTCTTTCCGTGGACGGAGGCATCAACCGGGATACGGTGAGGGCCGCAGTATCGGCCGGAGCCAATCTCCTGGTAAGCGGAAGTGCCTTTTTTACAGCTAAAGATCCTGCAGAAGAGGTTCGATTTCTCAAAGCCGCTCTTTCTTCGTAA
- a CDS encoding tetratricopeptide repeat protein, giving the protein MMSESKRIVPFLLLLFIAGSLPLFAQEAGAGRMKSALEAFGSGAYQDALLGFREVILDNDAQKLHGAAYYWLARSEMALKNYDDAARDLEYFLENFPKSSFYREGSYWKGRLLFLQNDFDNAIRALYDFIEAYPDHEFVANAYYWIGESLFALGHLEKAQRIFNLIITDYPASFKVEASRYRLSLIEMKEREEELMRLLKMSHEEYLSALEEFQRREKMYDQAISGYQRKLTALTANDKEALVQELSSDLDAKEQEIADLKRQISQLSQRINEGVGSMSSPVPETADSREELLSLKMKALTLKELYIEWLLDQEEGK; this is encoded by the coding sequence ATGATGTCAGAAAGCAAACGAATAGTGCCGTTCCTGCTCCTGTTGTTTATCGCCGGTTCGCTTCCTCTTTTTGCACAGGAAGCTGGAGCAGGACGCATGAAAAGTGCCCTGGAGGCCTTCGGTTCGGGAGCCTATCAGGATGCGCTTCTTGGTTTCCGCGAAGTTATTCTCGACAATGATGCGCAAAAGCTTCATGGGGCTGCCTATTATTGGTTGGCCCGTTCCGAAATGGCTCTGAAGAATTACGATGATGCGGCCCGGGATCTTGAGTATTTTCTCGAGAATTTCCCAAAAAGTAGTTTTTACCGGGAGGGTAGCTACTGGAAGGGCAGACTTCTGTTTCTGCAAAATGATTTCGATAATGCAATACGTGCCCTTTACGATTTTATCGAAGCCTACCCGGACCATGAATTTGTTGCAAACGCCTACTACTGGATCGGCGAATCGCTTTTTGCCCTCGGTCATTTGGAAAAGGCCCAGCGAATTTTCAATCTGATCATCACCGATTACCCCGCCAGCTTCAAGGTCGAAGCATCGAGATACCGGCTTTCGCTGATAGAGATGAAAGAGCGGGAAGAAGAGCTGATGCGGCTTTTGAAGATGAGTCATGAAGAGTATCTTTCAGCCCTTGAGGAGTTTCAGCGGCGGGAGAAGATGTACGACCAGGCCATTTCCGGATACCAACGAAAGCTCACGGCCCTTACTGCCAACGACAAAGAGGCTCTGGTGCAGGAGCTTTCTTCCGATCTCGATGCAAAAGAGCAGGAAATTGCCGATCTTAAACGCCAAATTAGCCAGCTTAGTCAAAGGATCAATGAAGGAGTCGGATCTATGTCATCTCCTGTCCCTGAAACGGCCGATTCGAGGGAAGAGCTCCTATCATTAAAAATGAAGGCATTGACCCTGAAAGAGCTCTATATTGAGTGGCTCCTCGACCAGGAGGAGGGAAAATGA
- a CDS encoding tetratricopeptide repeat protein, producing MATKPFSKAAKFFRQRHYEQVIRLLEPQVFRFRESFNFYYLLGFSCLHMGDFGSAYTYLKRGHDIKPTDIETLLGLASVHLKRQETAKAIELWLEVLDSDRKNQYALRGLRLLKKNSDPEFIIDYTESGKLERLIPQPARAIPIFRILLPILLAGGIIVLLLFAPFSPLRITNHVSETYLPALDIDDIPKLIEVEKSNHPFSFSEMEIQEIFESMGRYFRAGRDNMVRREINRILLSNASEPVREKARFLIASLKAPSFSNFKDNFAYREVIKEPALYAGCHVAWKGAVSNLQIGEHAIRFDLLVGYETGRVLEGQVPVTLPFSVRIDPELPIEVLGSVVLTGNQDIPFSLTALSVHQFLKEQQ from the coding sequence ATGGCAACGAAACCTTTCTCGAAAGCGGCGAAATTTTTCAGGCAGCGACATTACGAACAAGTAATCAGACTGCTTGAGCCGCAAGTCTTCCGTTTTCGAGAAAGTTTCAATTTTTACTATCTTTTAGGTTTCTCCTGCCTTCATATGGGCGACTTCGGGAGTGCTTACACCTATCTGAAACGCGGTCACGATATTAAACCTACCGACATCGAAACCCTTCTTGGTCTTGCCTCGGTCCATTTAAAACGGCAGGAGACGGCGAAAGCAATTGAGCTGTGGCTCGAGGTCCTTGATTCTGATCGAAAAAATCAGTATGCCCTTCGGGGACTGCGATTACTGAAAAAAAACAGTGATCCTGAGTTTATCATCGATTATACGGAATCCGGTAAGCTCGAACGCCTCATTCCTCAGCCGGCGAGAGCCATTCCGATATTCCGTATCCTTCTTCCCATCCTGCTTGCCGGAGGTATTATCGTACTGTTACTCTTTGCTCCATTCTCTCCCCTACGTATCACAAATCACGTAAGTGAGACATACCTGCCGGCCCTGGATATCGACGATATCCCCAAGTTGATAGAAGTCGAAAAGAGTAATCATCCCTTCTCCTTCAGCGAAATGGAGATCCAGGAAATATTCGAGTCCATGGGGCGTTATTTTCGTGCCGGTAGGGATAACATGGTACGACGCGAAATTAATCGAATCCTTCTCTCCAATGCATCAGAGCCGGTTCGCGAAAAGGCCCGCTTTCTCATCGCCTCGCTGAAGGCACCTAGCTTCTCCAATTTCAAAGACAACTTTGCATATCGAGAAGTGATAAAGGAACCGGCCCTTTACGCAGGATGCCATGTGGCCTGGAAGGGTGCTGTCAGTAATCTTCAGATCGGAGAACATGCCATCAGATTCGATCTTCTCGTCGGTTACGAAACCGGCCGTGTTCTTGAAGGGCAGGTCCCGGTAACGCTTCCTTTTTCTGTCCGTATCGACCCCGAACTACCTATTGAGGTTCTTGGAAGTGTTGTACTCACCGGAAATCAAGACATTCCTTTTTCTCTCACGGCCCTTTCCGTACATCAGTTTCTCAAGGAGCAGCAATGA
- the dtd gene encoding D-aminoacyl-tRNA deacylase: protein MRAVVQRVKRCTVTVEGQTVGNIGHGLLVYLGVEHEDGEKDLSYLEEKISGLRIFQDEAGKMNLSVVDVAGSILVVSQFTLCADTRKGKRPSYNFAADPEIARNLYREMAERFSRRGIHTETGKFGASMDVDYINQGPVTILLDSRKRF, encoded by the coding sequence ATGAGAGCAGTAGTACAACGGGTAAAACGATGTACCGTCACCGTAGAGGGGCAGACCGTGGGTAACATAGGCCATGGTCTTTTGGTCTATCTGGGCGTCGAGCATGAAGACGGGGAAAAAGACCTTTCCTATCTTGAAGAAAAAATCAGCGGTCTGCGTATATTTCAGGACGAGGCAGGAAAAATGAACCTTTCTGTGGTTGATGTCGCAGGTTCCATCCTCGTAGTTTCTCAGTTTACCCTTTGCGCGGATACCAGAAAAGGAAAGCGTCCAAGCTATAACTTTGCAGCCGATCCCGAAATTGCGAGAAACCTCTACCGTGAAATGGCGGAGCGCTTTTCCCGCCGAGGTATCCACACAGAGACGGGAAAATTCGGCGCTTCCATGGATGTTGATTATATCAATCAAGGTCCGGTCACAATCCTTCTCGACTCACGAAAGCGTTTCTGA
- the recA gene encoding recombinase RecA: MAKKTMTASASYENREEKEKALEAARLQIEKQFGKGSLMKLGGKNHQGNIETIPSGSILLDAALGVGGYPKGRVVEIYGPESSGKTTLALHAIAECQKQGGIAAFIDAEHALDPVYARNLGVNIDEMWVSQPDTGEQALEIAESLVRSGAVDIIVVDSVAALTPQAEIEGDMGDSHMGLQARLMSQALRKLTGIISKSGACLIFINQIRMKIGVMFGNPETTTGGKALKFYSSVRIEVRRIETISKGADEAIGNRVRIKIAKNKVAPPFKKAELEIIFGKGISASASLLDAALKFEVIQKSGSWYSYGEERIGQGRENAKLFLESNADVAEEIDKKVRVLLFPEPTPETKQEEVPKEEDKSVDKSAERKLPKSKKSEPAEETELF, from the coding sequence ATGGCAAAGAAAACAATGACGGCTTCAGCTTCTTACGAAAATCGGGAAGAGAAGGAGAAGGCGCTGGAAGCAGCCCGTCTGCAGATTGAAAAGCAATTTGGGAAGGGTTCTCTCATGAAGCTCGGAGGTAAGAATCATCAGGGTAATATTGAAACGATTCCCTCCGGATCGATTCTCCTTGATGCCGCCCTGGGGGTCGGAGGCTATCCCAAGGGACGTGTCGTCGAAATATACGGCCCGGAATCGTCGGGAAAAACAACGCTGGCTCTTCATGCCATTGCAGAATGCCAGAAGCAGGGAGGCATTGCCGCTTTCATTGATGCCGAACATGCCCTCGACCCTGTCTACGCCCGAAACCTCGGCGTCAATATCGATGAGATGTGGGTCAGCCAGCCGGATACCGGTGAGCAAGCCCTGGAGATTGCCGAAAGCCTTGTCAGGTCCGGAGCCGTGGATATCATCGTCGTGGACTCTGTGGCCGCCCTTACTCCCCAAGCGGAAATCGAGGGCGATATGGGTGATTCCCACATGGGATTGCAGGCTCGTCTTATGAGTCAGGCCCTCCGTAAGCTTACGGGCATTATCTCCAAGAGCGGAGCTTGTCTTATCTTCATTAACCAGATCCGAATGAAGATCGGGGTAATGTTCGGAAACCCTGAGACGACCACCGGAGGTAAGGCTCTCAAATTCTACTCCTCTGTTAGAATTGAGGTACGGAGAATCGAGACCATCTCCAAGGGGGCTGATGAGGCGATCGGTAACCGAGTACGAATAAAAATTGCAAAAAACAAGGTTGCTCCTCCCTTCAAAAAGGCCGAACTTGAAATTATCTTTGGCAAGGGAATCTCGGCCAGCGCAAGTTTGCTTGATGCGGCATTGAAATTCGAAGTCATTCAGAAAAGCGGTTCCTGGTACTCCTACGGTGAAGAAAGAATCGGTCAGGGACGGGAAAATGCAAAACTCTTCCTTGAGTCGAATGCCGATGTGGCAGAGGAAATCGATAAAAAGGTTCGTGTACTCCTTTTCCCCGAACCTACGCCGGAAACCAAGCAGGAGGAAGTGCCCAAGGAGGAAGATAAATCCGTCGACAAATCCGCCGAACGAAAATTACCGAAATCCAAGAAGAGCGAGCCGGCCGAAGAGACGGAGCTTTTTTAA
- a CDS encoding segregation and condensation protein A yields MAELTETDAVVSSSESKQRFKLGEFEGPLDLLLFLIRKNEVNIYDIPIAEITDQYISYLEYATSIDLDDLTEFYLLASTLLYIKSQMLLPVEVDFGEEYEDPRQELVERLIEYQKFKEISKLMEEKERASEWTIERKKKQRTLPFSEEDDIWEQIEVWDLLKSFSTMIGTLSHERIIDLYEEVTINEKISLIHELLEGKDHFLFTDLIKKETSTMEVVCAFLAILESVKIKLISIFQNRLFGDIQIRKRVPLPGEHFEAYDFSDEDTQE; encoded by the coding sequence ATGGCGGAATTGACCGAAACCGATGCCGTCGTATCGAGTTCGGAAAGCAAGCAGCGATTCAAGCTTGGTGAGTTCGAAGGTCCTCTCGATCTGTTGCTTTTTCTGATCCGAAAAAACGAAGTCAATATCTACGATATCCCAATTGCCGAAATAACCGATCAGTACATCAGTTATTTGGAATATGCTACAAGTATCGATCTTGATGATCTGACTGAATTTTATCTTCTTGCCTCAACCTTGCTCTACATCAAAAGTCAGATGCTGCTTCCGGTAGAAGTCGATTTTGGTGAGGAGTACGAAGATCCCAGACAGGAACTTGTCGAACGGCTTATCGAGTATCAAAAATTTAAAGAAATCAGTAAGTTAATGGAAGAAAAAGAGCGCGCATCCGAATGGACCATCGAACGAAAAAAGAAACAGCGCACGCTTCCGTTTTCCGAAGAAGACGACATCTGGGAGCAGATTGAGGTTTGGGACCTATTGAAAAGTTTTTCCACTATGATCGGGACCCTTTCCCACGAGCGAATCATCGATCTCTATGAAGAGGTCACCATAAACGAAAAAATCAGCCTGATTCATGAATTACTGGAGGGAAAGGATCATTTTTTGTTTACCGATCTGATAAAAAAGGAAACTTCGACGATGGAGGTCGTGTGTGCCTTTCTTGCAATCCTGGAAAGCGTTAAAATCAAATTGATTTCCATCTTTCAGAACCGTCTTTTCGGTGATATACAGATTAGAAAACGTGTGCCCTTGCCGGGAGAACATTTTGAGGCCTATGATTTTTCAGACGAGGATACACAGGAATAA
- the scpB gene encoding SMC-Scp complex subunit ScpB gives MKLDRETALIEAILFLEGDPINTKQLVKFSNLSPEVVEHALKQLRERYASEDSGIELVEVGGGWQLVPKAELWDYLKDRYGKHNDNKLSRAALETLSIIAYSQPITRGEIENIRGVSADSMIKLLQNRGLVKGIGKKDVPGKPTQYGTTKEFLKLFRLKSISDLPKLDDINRDRFELNG, from the coding sequence ATGAAACTGGACCGGGAAACAGCATTGATAGAAGCCATTTTATTTCTCGAGGGGGACCCGATCAATACGAAGCAGCTGGTGAAATTCTCAAATCTTTCCCCTGAGGTGGTGGAGCATGCTCTCAAACAGCTTCGCGAACGCTATGCTTCGGAGGATTCCGGCATCGAACTGGTGGAAGTTGGAGGCGGATGGCAGTTGGTTCCGAAGGCCGAGCTATGGGATTATCTCAAGGATCGCTACGGCAAGCACAACGATAATAAGCTCTCCCGAGCGGCCCTTGAAACCCTCTCGATCATAGCCTATAGTCAGCCGATAACCAGGGGAGAAATCGAAAATATCAGAGGTGTTTCCGCCGATAGCATGATCAAGCTTCTTCAGAACCGAGGTTTGGTCAAGGGTATTGGGAAAAAGGACGTGCCCGGAAAGCCGACCCAGTACGGCACAACAAAGGAGTTCCTCAAGCTGTTCCGACTTAAAAGCATATCCGACCTTCCGAAACTTGATGATATAAATAGGGACCGGTTCGAACTGAATGGATAA
- a CDS encoding pseudouridine synthase: MDKGDKKKGPDEAVRLQLYLARSGVGSRRACEKLISEGCVRVNGQVASSQGIKVVPGMDSVTYRGKPVFPTGKHYYIALNKPVRYLCTHYDSEGRPLAEDLIKGKFPVRLFNVGRLDFLSSGLIFFTNDGEFAKIITHPSHEIEKEYVVETAKRLSSELLEEFRKGVVVEGELYRIHAYNIISPVKVRIVLREGKNREIRKLFTSKNIKVKRLHRVRIGPVQIAGMHPGEFRNLKPKEIAWFMKQQKGEKR; encoded by the coding sequence ATGGATAAGGGCGATAAAAAAAAGGGGCCGGATGAGGCCGTAAGGCTTCAGCTCTATTTGGCAAGAAGCGGAGTAGGCTCACGCAGAGCCTGCGAGAAACTTATCAGCGAGGGATGCGTCAGAGTAAATGGACAAGTAGCCAGTTCTCAGGGAATAAAGGTAGTTCCTGGAATGGATAGCGTTACCTATCGAGGCAAGCCTGTTTTTCCCACTGGCAAACACTACTACATCGCTCTCAACAAACCTGTTCGTTATCTTTGTACCCATTATGATTCGGAGGGGCGTCCCTTAGCCGAAGACCTTATAAAGGGGAAGTTTCCGGTCCGTCTTTTTAATGTGGGACGACTTGATTTCCTTTCTTCCGGTTTGATTTTCTTTACCAACGACGGCGAATTCGCCAAAATCATCACCCATCCCTCGCACGAGATCGAAAAGGAATATGTAGTGGAGACGGCGAAACGGCTTAGTTCCGAGCTATTGGAAGAGTTCCGCAAGGGGGTCGTTGTAGAAGGCGAGCTCTACCGTATTCATGCATACAACATTATCTCTCCGGTGAAGGTCAGGATCGTTCTGAGGGAAGGTAAAAACAGGGAAATCAGAAAACTCTTTACCAGTAAAAACATAAAGGTAAAACGCCTGCACAGGGTGCGCATCGGCCCTGTTCAGATAGCAGGCATGCATCCTGGTGAGTTCAGAAATCTCAAACCCAAAGAGATTGCCTGGTTCATGAAACAGCAAAAGGGAGAAAAAAGGTGA
- the cmk gene encoding (d)CMP kinase — MIVAIDGPAGVGKSTIAQAIAQRSAFFYISSGKFYRAVTFYALEQGIDIEKKKRLVDLAASLSFSIREGELYVENRNVEPFLHTDRIDALVATVSAYPPLREAINKALRKTTAEMNVVMEGRDITTVVFPDAEVKIFLDASVETRAMRRFRQGTSELSYDELADSIRSRDTIDREKPVGGLKVADDALYIDSSDLTIDQVCEKVVQEIFRAEQKVNQEKDGSDD, encoded by the coding sequence GTGATCGTAGCAATCGACGGGCCGGCGGGGGTCGGGAAGAGTACCATTGCACAAGCAATTGCGCAGAGAAGCGCTTTTTTTTATATAAGTTCAGGAAAATTCTACCGGGCGGTCACCTTTTATGCCCTCGAACAGGGAATCGACATTGAAAAGAAAAAGCGCTTGGTTGATCTCGCAGCATCCCTCTCTTTTTCAATACGAGAAGGTGAATTGTATGTCGAAAACCGTAATGTGGAGCCCTTTCTCCATACAGACCGTATCGACGCATTGGTAGCGACTGTTAGTGCTTATCCCCCTTTACGAGAGGCAATCAATAAGGCGCTCAGAAAAACTACTGCGGAGATGAATGTTGTCATGGAGGGAAGGGATATCACGACTGTTGTTTTTCCTGATGCAGAGGTAAAGATATTTCTGGATGCCAGTGTAGAGACCAGAGCAATGCGTAGGTTCAGGCAGGGAACCAGTGAACTCTCTTATGACGAACTCGCCGACTCAATCAGAAGTCGGGATACCATCGACAGGGAGAAACCGGTGGGCGGACTCAAAGTCGCCGACGATGCTCTCTATATAGATAGCTCGGACTTGACCATAGATCAAGTTTGTGAGAAAGTGGTACAAGAAATATTCAGAGCTGAACAAAAGGTAAACCAGGAGAAAGATGGTAGTGATGACTGA
- the rpsA gene encoding 30S ribosomal protein S1: MTEKDSEKSTDIQASLQEEYLKSLEELEEGQLVEGSVIQVGPENVFVDVGYKSEGKIPLSEFETTPEIGDIVNVVLVRKEGKGGQVVVSKNKADVKLFWKELREAFDNEQPVEGTFDKVIKGGFEVDLGHGVRGFCPMSKTDVQRVENPDEYIGLKGKFLIDRLYSDNKLKIVLSRRGFMERDIAERKEKFFSETSIGDEVTGTVKSFTSFGAFIDLGGFDGLLHINDMSWGHVTRPKDYVKKGQEVELKVIKLDPEEQKINLSLKHFTPDPWLAFEAKYQVNDIVKGTVTKLTDFGAFIELEEGIEGLAHISELSWVKRINHPKEVLNIGDEVDVMILSYDIQQGRVSLGLKQVRPNPWDTIADSYPVGTRLTRKVVKITNAGAFVELEEGIDGFLHSDDLSWTRKIKNPGSVLKAGEEIDVLVISVDEESHRIRLGVKQLEEDPWQSLRKTYPKGSVIEGEITSVTDFGVFVRVPGGIEGLINKFNLTQPGEEVSDEVLSRFSPGEKITCLVTDINPHSQRLSLSIREYQRNLQRKEISKYIHDEDEETTVTFADILKEKGDSLDS; encoded by the coding sequence ATGACTGAGAAGGATTCCGAGAAAAGCACAGACATTCAGGCTTCTCTGCAGGAAGAGTACCTGAAATCTCTCGAAGAGTTGGAAGAAGGTCAACTCGTCGAGGGGTCCGTAATCCAGGTCGGACCGGAAAATGTTTTTGTCGACGTGGGTTATAAATCCGAGGGTAAGATCCCTCTTTCTGAATTCGAAACTACACCCGAGATTGGTGATATCGTTAATGTTGTTCTTGTTCGCAAGGAAGGAAAAGGCGGACAGGTTGTCGTTTCGAAAAATAAGGCCGACGTCAAACTCTTTTGGAAAGAGCTACGAGAGGCTTTCGACAATGAACAGCCCGTTGAAGGCACCTTTGATAAGGTGATCAAGGGCGGGTTTGAAGTCGATCTGGGACATGGCGTTAGAGGTTTCTGTCCTATGTCGAAAACCGATGTACAGCGGGTGGAGAATCCCGATGAGTATATCGGCCTGAAGGGCAAGTTTCTGATCGACAGGCTTTACAGCGACAACAAATTGAAGATTGTCCTGTCTCGCCGCGGCTTTATGGAGCGCGATATCGCCGAACGGAAAGAGAAGTTTTTCAGCGAAACCTCCATAGGCGATGAGGTCACAGGAACGGTAAAAAGCTTTACCAGTTTCGGTGCCTTTATCGATCTCGGCGGATTCGACGGTTTGCTCCATATCAATGATATGAGTTGGGGGCATGTCACTCGCCCGAAGGATTACGTCAAGAAGGGACAGGAAGTTGAGCTGAAGGTGATCAAGCTTGATCCGGAGGAGCAGAAGATCAATCTTTCGCTCAAACACTTTACCCCGGATCCATGGCTTGCTTTCGAAGCGAAGTACCAGGTTAACGATATTGTTAAAGGAACCGTAACCAAGCTCACCGATTTCGGTGCTTTTATCGAGCTTGAAGAAGGAATCGAGGGGCTTGCACATATTTCCGAGCTTTCATGGGTTAAGCGGATCAACCATCCCAAAGAGGTGTTGAATATCGGTGATGAAGTCGATGTGATGATACTCTCCTACGACATCCAGCAGGGTAGGGTGAGCCTCGGCCTAAAACAGGTTCGTCCAAATCCGTGGGATACCATTGCCGACTCCTATCCCGTAGGTACCAGACTTACTAGGAAGGTAGTCAAGATTACCAATGCGGGAGCCTTTGTGGAGCTCGAAGAGGGAATCGACGGGTTTCTCCATTCCGACGATCTCTCATGGACCAGAAAGATCAAGAATCCCGGTTCCGTTTTGAAGGCCGGTGAAGAGATTGATGTACTTGTTATTAGTGTCGATGAGGAAAGTCATCGGATTCGGCTCGGTGTAAAGCAGCTTGAAGAGGATCCCTGGCAGAGCCTCAGAAAAACCTATCCCAAGGGGAGCGTTATTGAGGGAGAAATCACCAGCGTTACCGATTTTGGGGTGTTTGTGCGTGTTCCCGGCGGCATCGAAGGGTTGATCAATAAATTCAATCTTACTCAACCCGGCGAAGAAGTAAGCGATGAAGTACTGTCACGCTTTAGCCCCGGCGAAAAAATCACCTGCCTTGTAACGGACATTAACCCGCACAGTCAACGGTTGAGCCTCTCCATTCGTGAATACCAGAGAAATCTTCAGCGAAAGGAAATTTCTAAGTATATCCACGATGAAGATGAGGAAACAACCGTCACCTTCGCTGACATCTTGAAGGAGAAGGGTGATTCGCTCGACTCATAG
- a CDS encoding sigma-54 interaction domain-containing protein, with product MLNVDAQRLETLIEINELINTDFQDSRSLLTRILESATRLTGGEASSLLLLHPANRKLYFEIALGAKGPEMKRFSLDLGEGIAGWVAQHNRSLMVNDVENDKRFFAQISKTIGFKTDSILAVPMRLREQCIGVIEIVNRKEGNAFSQDDLQWLEVFANQAALAIQNAKEYQKLLEEVQQLRHKVDDSTEFHHFIGTSNLIREKLELARRIGATESSVLLIGESGSGKELFAERIHLESMRREKPFIRVNCAALPEHLLESELFGHVKGAFTDASKERIGRFELADGGTIFLDEVGELPLSVQAKLLRVIQHQVFEKVGSSEPCRVDTRIIAATNRNLEEAMDKGLFRQDLYYRLNVLPFVVPPLRDRPEDIPVLADYFFRKTKRELGRTVSGFSAEAMDALLSYRWPGNVRELENVVERAIVISTHELIRPEDLMLPGSSSLTPDAYAGSSLKEAVLQFKRHFITKALEEHNWNQTDTAKAVGIQRTYLSKLIKELEISR from the coding sequence ATGCTTAACGTCGATGCGCAACGGCTTGAGACCCTCATTGAGATCAATGAGCTTATTAATACGGATTTTCAGGATAGTCGTTCCCTCCTGACGAGAATACTCGAGTCAGCCACACGGCTGACTGGAGGGGAGGCTTCTTCACTTCTTCTTTTACATCCGGCAAATCGTAAACTCTATTTTGAAATAGCCTTGGGAGCGAAGGGCCCCGAAATGAAACGGTTTAGTCTCGATCTGGGAGAAGGGATTGCCGGTTGGGTTGCACAGCATAACCGATCGCTCATGGTAAATGACGTTGAAAATGACAAACGTTTTTTTGCGCAGATAAGTAAAACGATTGGATTTAAAACCGATTCAATTCTTGCCGTTCCGATGCGACTTCGGGAACAGTGTATCGGTGTCATCGAAATTGTCAACAGAAAAGAAGGAAATGCCTTTTCCCAAGATGATTTGCAGTGGCTCGAGGTCTTTGCTAATCAGGCTGCCTTAGCCATCCAAAATGCAAAAGAGTACCAAAAGCTTCTTGAAGAGGTACAGCAACTGCGCCATAAGGTTGATGATAGCACCGAATTCCATCATTTCATCGGTACCAGTAATCTCATTCGGGAAAAACTTGAGCTTGCACGAAGAATCGGTGCAACAGAATCCTCTGTCCTTCTTATAGGAGAAAGCGGAAGCGGAAAAGAGCTGTTTGCAGAACGGATACATCTTGAAAGCATGCGTAGAGAAAAACCCTTCATACGAGTCAATTGTGCAGCTCTTCCTGAACATCTTCTCGAAAGTGAATTATTCGGTCATGTAAAGGGTGCCTTTACCGATGCATCGAAAGAACGCATAGGGAGATTTGAACTTGCCGACGGCGGAACCATTTTTCTGGACGAAGTAGGGGAACTGCCTCTTTCGGTTCAGGCTAAGCTCCTGAGGGTGATTCAGCATCAGGTTTTCGAAAAGGTCGGCAGCAGTGAACCATGCAGGGTTGATACACGGATCATTGCGGCTACCAATAGAAATCTCGAAGAGGCAATGGATAAGGGCTTATTTCGGCAGGATCTTTATTACCGTCTTAATGTGCTTCCTTTCGTCGTTCCTCCCTTAAGGGATCGACCAGAGGATATCCCCGTACTGGCCGATTATTTTTTTAGAAAGACAAAGCGGGAACTCGGGCGTACCGTCTCGGGATTTTCGGCAGAAGCGATGGATGCCCTGCTTTCCTACCGGTGGCCGGGGAACGTCCGGGAATTGGAAAATGTCGTTGAACGCGCCATTGTTATCTCTACCCACGAGTTGATACGCCCGGAGGATCTTATGTTGCCGGGCTCATCATCTCTTACCCCCGATGCCTATGCAGGAAGCAGCTTAAAGGAGGCTGTCCTTCAGTTTAAGCGACATTTCATTACCAAAGCATTGGAAGAACATAACTGGAACCAGACCGATACCGCAAAAGCGGTGGGAATACAAAGAACATATTTATCCAAACTGATAAAGGAACTGGAAATCTCTCGATAG